A stretch of Heterodontus francisci isolate sHetFra1 chromosome 1, sHetFra1.hap1, whole genome shotgun sequence DNA encodes these proteins:
- the mrps26 gene encoding 28S ribosomal protein S26, mitochondrial: MWAQCRPLLLSRPRPGSWIPVRGRKSRTDPPAKSKVDRLRVPTPVNPAELLVVKERYRQHVAIIGALRAEFKEEMLRKRYEEEVGSLAEERAKIEADEHQKLMAFNNLENERLRKIREERLQREAEEEQEQKLRAAIQRDRKRDEFLKEKQCEVLQLQEAVKNFITLENLDQRIEEALDNPKNYNFAIDKEGRFTRSMVKQ, translated from the exons ATGTGGGCTCAGTGCCGGCCGCTGTTGCTCTCCCGCCCCCGGCCCGGCTCCTGGATCCCCGTCCGGGGCCGCAAGTCCCGGACCGACCCACCGGCCAAATCCAAGGTTGACCGTCTGCGTGTCCCCACACCAGTAAACCCGGCGGAGCTGCTGGTGGTGAAGGAGCGATACCGGCAGCATGTGGCGATCATCGGGGCCCTCAG GGCTGAGTTCAAGGAGGAAATGTTACGGAAGCGTTATGAAGAGGAGGTGGGCTCGCTGGCAGAGGAACGAGCAAAGATAGAAGCTGACGAACATCAGAAGTTGATGGCTTTCAATAATTTGGAGAATGAACGACTCCGAAAAATCCG GGAGGAGCGATTGCAGCGAGAGGCGGAAGAGGAGCAGGAGCAGAAACTCCGGGCTGCCATCCAAAGAGATAGGAAAAGGGACGAGTTCCTGAAAGAGAAGCAGTGTGAGGTGCTGCAACTGCAG GAGGCGGTGAAGAATTTTATCACGCTGGAGAATTTGGATCAGCGGATAGAAGAAGCTCTGGACAATCCAAAGAATTATAACTTTGCCATCGACAAGGAGGGCAGGTTCACGAGGAGCATGGTGAAGCAGTAG